In Desulfosediminicola ganghwensis, a single window of DNA contains:
- a CDS encoding DUF134 domain-containing protein — protein MSPRPKKTRNCEGNFCGDAYKPTGIPLVELTQIELHRDELEALRLCDSVGLTQEEAGQKMGVSRGTIQRILTVARKKTSTSLSQGYAIIFVDDEE, from the coding sequence ATGTCGCCGAGACCAAAAAAAACACGTAATTGTGAAGGGAACTTCTGTGGGGATGCCTATAAACCTACCGGTATTCCGCTTGTAGAACTTACTCAAATTGAGCTTCACAGAGATGAGTTGGAAGCCCTCCGACTTTGTGATTCCGTCGGCCTGACCCAGGAAGAGGCGGGTCAGAAGATGGGGGTTTCACGAGGGACTATCCAGCGTATTCTCACTGTGGCTCGAAAGAAAACATCAACCTCGCTCTCGCAGGGCTATGCTATTATTTTCGTTGATGACGAGGAATGA
- a CDS encoding sensor histidine kinase: MTRKRTHKEQPENTPATETTFSDKYSPEQRQQKRKLVRWVIGICLALIPIFIFLQGVLYRNEETLPFSSNILIFGLINLNVLLVLFVLFLVLRSLAELLFERRINRPGSKLKTKLIASFLSLTLIPTILLFFVSLQFVSTSMDYWFNSNVDDSLQESLELAQSILHHTSDQASLMNNGVARKLAAAPGKQQTTEGIATIIKELVADTSTYGPDIIRIVADNPRLRISQTSPNINNIVLPNIPVTVRQKAQHSGEHEVIIQETNLGDLVSSVRTIALTPETTALLTTSILVRSDRLEKMRIISEGIEGYRQLKHFKDPFKFWIFIILLIVTLLIIFASIWFGLYISKGITEPLGKLVIATRRVAEGDLEFEMESDSNDEIGHLVNSFNQMTTNLNSSTKQLAETHTALQHSSQESEQRRRYTEIILQNVSAGVISLNIKNRITTINRFAEELLSIDKNMFIGRTFRQVLSREQAEIIQGFIDELSQSGKISIEKHLRLNVIGKNFSLLIHFTRLEDENKTPLGYVLVFDDLTKIEKIQRVAAWREVARRIAHEIKNPLTPIQLSAQRLRRRYPEILKEDDSVFDQCTNTIIGQVDELKRLVSEFSQFARMPKVQKGPADLDSLAQDTLVLYRQAHKHIEFELTKTGPIPIFNFDAEQIKRCIINLLDNAVAVLPAGGKIRLELDPDFSTDSIYIRVSDTGPGISKENKLKLFEPYFSTKKSGTGLGLAIVSTIVSDHGGYIRVRNNQPKGSVFSIELPMVDQKEPIG, from the coding sequence GTGACACGCAAACGCACTCATAAAGAGCAGCCGGAAAACACTCCTGCCACGGAGACAACTTTCTCAGATAAGTATTCGCCTGAACAGCGACAGCAAAAGAGAAAACTTGTCCGCTGGGTCATAGGAATATGTCTGGCTCTTATCCCAATATTCATTTTTCTGCAGGGCGTACTGTATCGAAACGAGGAGACACTGCCCTTCAGCAGTAACATTCTGATTTTCGGTCTGATCAACCTCAACGTCCTGCTGGTTCTTTTTGTACTTTTTCTGGTACTTCGCAGCCTGGCAGAACTCCTCTTTGAGCGCAGGATCAACAGGCCCGGCAGCAAACTCAAGACCAAACTTATTGCCTCTTTCCTCTCGCTGACCCTGATCCCGACTATCCTGCTGTTTTTCGTTTCACTTCAATTTGTCTCCACCAGTATGGACTACTGGTTCAACTCCAATGTTGATGACTCTTTACAGGAATCACTCGAGTTGGCTCAATCCATACTCCACCACACCTCAGACCAGGCCAGTCTGATGAACAACGGTGTAGCCAGAAAGCTGGCCGCAGCACCAGGGAAACAGCAGACAACTGAGGGCATAGCTACAATCATTAAAGAACTGGTTGCCGATACCTCGACTTACGGACCTGATATTATACGTATCGTGGCCGACAACCCCAGGCTTCGTATTTCCCAGACCAGCCCCAATATCAACAACATAGTCCTTCCCAATATCCCAGTTACTGTCCGCCAGAAAGCCCAGCACAGCGGTGAACATGAGGTGATCATTCAGGAAACCAACCTCGGCGATCTGGTCAGCAGTGTCCGCACAATCGCCCTCACCCCGGAGACCACTGCCCTCCTTACCACCTCCATCCTGGTGAGAAGCGACAGACTGGAAAAGATGCGCATCATTTCCGAAGGAATCGAGGGATACAGGCAGCTCAAACATTTCAAGGACCCGTTCAAGTTCTGGATCTTTATTATCCTGCTGATCGTCACCCTGCTGATAATCTTTGCCTCAATCTGGTTTGGTCTCTATATTTCCAAAGGAATCACCGAACCACTGGGAAAACTGGTTATCGCCACCAGACGTGTGGCAGAAGGTGACCTGGAGTTCGAGATGGAGAGCGACAGCAATGATGAAATCGGCCATCTGGTCAACTCCTTCAACCAGATGACCACCAACCTGAACAGCAGCACCAAGCAGCTTGCTGAAACCCATACGGCACTGCAACATAGCTCCCAGGAATCTGAGCAACGTCGCCGCTACACGGAAATCATTCTGCAAAACGTCAGTGCCGGGGTCATATCACTCAATATCAAAAACCGGATAACAACCATCAACCGCTTTGCCGAAGAACTTCTCAGTATCGATAAAAACATGTTTATCGGCAGAACGTTCCGTCAGGTACTTTCCAGAGAACAGGCAGAGATTATCCAGGGGTTTATCGATGAACTCTCACAATCCGGAAAGATCTCAATAGAAAAACATCTCCGACTCAATGTGATCGGCAAAAACTTCTCTCTCCTGATCCACTTTACCCGGCTTGAGGATGAGAATAAAACACCTCTTGGCTATGTTCTGGTCTTTGACGACCTCACCAAGATCGAGAAAATACAAAGGGTCGCTGCCTGGCGCGAAGTTGCACGACGAATAGCCCACGAAATAAAAAATCCGCTTACACCAATTCAGCTCTCTGCCCAACGGCTCCGCAGAAGGTATCCGGAGATACTCAAAGAAGATGACTCGGTCTTTGACCAATGCACCAATACCATTATTGGCCAGGTAGATGAACTGAAGCGTCTGGTAAGTGAGTTCAGCCAGTTCGCACGAATGCCGAAAGTGCAGAAAGGACCTGCAGACCTGGATAGCCTTGCTCAGGACACTCTTGTCCTCTACCGCCAGGCACACAAACATATCGAATTCGAGCTCACCAAGACTGGACCGATCCCTATTTTCAACTTTGATGCGGAACAGATTAAACGCTGTATCATTAACCTGCTCGATAACGCGGTTGCAGTTTTACCTGCCGGCGGTAAAATTAGACTGGAACTTGATCCGGACTTTTCTACTGATTCCATCTATATTCGAGTAAGCGATACCGGCCCGGGGATCAGCAAGGAAAACAAGCTCAAACTTTTTGAGCCCTACTTCTCCACCAAAAAAAGTGGCACAGGCCTGGGGCTTGCCATCGTCTCTACTATAGTTTCTGACCACGGTGGCTACATTCGAGTGCGAAACAACCAGCCAAAAGGTTCAGTATTCTCTATAGAACTGCCAATGGTTGACCAGAAAGAGCCCATTGGCTAG
- the rfbC gene encoding dTDP-4-dehydrorhamnose 3,5-epimerase: protein MNIIPTELPEVLLLEPKVFGDDRGFFLESFNQKQWQQQTGLETNFVQDNHSRSARGVLRGIHYQIKQPQGKLVRVVAGEVFDVAVDLRRSSPNFGRWVGMVLSEENKRQLWVPPGFGHGFLVLSGSADFLYKATDYYAPEHERCIRWDDSELNISWPAGIEPQLSAKDAEGVALAEAEVYP, encoded by the coding sequence ATGAATATAATTCCCACAGAATTGCCGGAAGTTTTGCTGCTCGAGCCGAAGGTCTTTGGTGATGACCGCGGTTTTTTTCTGGAGAGCTTCAACCAAAAGCAGTGGCAGCAGCAGACAGGTCTTGAGACCAATTTCGTACAGGACAATCATTCCCGATCAGCCCGGGGCGTATTGCGTGGCATCCACTACCAGATTAAGCAGCCCCAGGGGAAACTGGTCCGTGTTGTGGCCGGAGAGGTGTTTGATGTAGCGGTCGATCTGCGCAGGTCGTCACCAAATTTCGGACGTTGGGTTGGTATGGTTCTGAGCGAAGAGAACAAACGGCAACTCTGGGTGCCGCCGGGTTTTGGCCATGGCTTTCTCGTGCTCTCCGGGAGTGCCGATTTTCTGTACAAGGCAACCGATTATTACGCGCCGGAGCACGAACGTTGCATCCGTTGGGACGATTCAGAGCTGAACATCAGCTGGCCGGCAGGCATCGAACCGCAATTATCAGCCAAAGATGCTGAAGGGGTGGCTCTGGCCGAGGCAGAAGTTTACCCATGA
- the rfbB gene encoding dTDP-glucose 4,6-dehydratase, with amino-acid sequence MKNRRSALVTGGCGFIGANFVSLILQACPEWRVINLDKLTYAGNLQNLQGIEEDERYRFVKADICDSARVEELFKEERIDTVVHFAAESHVDRSILGPAEFIQTNIIGTFALLEAARKSWQSDSWQGPEPCFLHVSTDEVYGSLGDTGYFTESTPFDPRSPYSASKASSDHLVSAYFHTYGLPVRITNCSNNYGPYQFPEKLIPLIFNNSMHGKSLPVYGDGKNIRDWLYVEDHCEAIVEVLKNGENGKSYNIGGNNEKQNIEVVTLICDILDRKIGLPESGKPRRSLITYVADRLGHDRRYAIDATRIREELGWEPKMTFERGIEKTIDWYLANQEWVANIVDGSYQKYYQEMYEAE; translated from the coding sequence ATGAAAAATAGACGCTCAGCATTGGTAACAGGTGGCTGTGGATTTATCGGTGCAAATTTTGTTAGCCTTATTTTACAGGCTTGCCCGGAGTGGCGGGTAATCAACCTCGATAAGCTCACCTATGCCGGTAATTTGCAGAATTTACAGGGTATAGAGGAGGACGAACGATATAGATTCGTCAAGGCGGATATTTGTGATTCGGCCAGGGTTGAAGAGCTTTTCAAAGAAGAGCGGATCGACACAGTTGTCCATTTTGCCGCAGAGTCGCATGTTGACCGCTCTATCCTGGGACCTGCCGAGTTTATTCAGACCAATATAATAGGCACCTTTGCCTTGCTTGAAGCTGCCCGAAAGAGTTGGCAGAGTGATTCATGGCAAGGGCCTGAACCATGTTTTCTGCATGTCAGTACCGACGAGGTGTACGGTTCTCTCGGTGATACCGGGTATTTTACTGAGTCAACTCCGTTTGACCCGCGCTCACCGTACTCTGCTTCAAAAGCCTCTTCAGATCATCTGGTAAGTGCCTACTTTCACACCTATGGCCTGCCGGTTCGAATAACCAACTGTTCGAACAATTATGGACCATACCAGTTCCCGGAAAAACTCATACCTCTCATATTTAACAACAGTATGCACGGAAAGTCATTACCGGTATATGGTGATGGCAAGAATATACGTGATTGGCTTTATGTGGAAGATCATTGTGAAGCGATTGTCGAGGTGTTGAAGAACGGTGAGAATGGTAAAAGTTACAATATCGGCGGCAATAACGAGAAGCAGAATATCGAAGTTGTGACGCTCATCTGCGATATTCTCGACAGAAAGATCGGGCTGCCGGAAAGTGGAAAACCGCGACGTTCGCTGATAACCTATGTTGCTGACCGGTTAGGTCACGACCGGCGTTATGCCATAGATGCAACCCGCATCCGGGAAGAGCTTGGCTGGGAGCCCAAAATGACCTTTGAGCGGGGAATCGAAAAGACCATCGACTGGTATCTGGCAAATCAGGAGTGGGTGGCCAATATTGTGGATGGCAGTTATCAGAAGTATTACCAAGAGATGTATGAGGCCGAATAA
- a CDS encoding SbcC/MukB-like Walker B domain-containing protein, whose amino-acid sequence MKILQIRFCNLNSLAGNWSIDLTAGEYSSNGIFAITGPTGAGKTTILDAICLALYGKTPRLERVNKTSNEIMTRQTGECWAEVEFSTARGKFRCHWAQHRSRKSADGELQPSRHEIVDGNTNQVLESRKKQVEQKVIAVTGMSYEQFTRSILLAQGEFNTFLNARPDERAPILEQITGTEVYSQISRKVHEIKTRTQTTFDKLQSECDGFIPLMPEQVSEIESRRQELLIKSQLLEKKINELRHKLDWLQAQDQLAKEITEQNQQLSSATDEWQQLAPRRNQLMRAEKAEKIRPGYEHLKTTRALQEKERQEHALTARDLQKLAETINTTQAGRTTLQQELATQSLEDRELELIIRQVRELDKEITLTCKQLSDSQKEREAALNQQTSLLTKSRITLDELTGIEKENASIVSYFSDNRVDKQLISELSGIEQYSNRYLQLDQRNASLKQQIAAGVQQREKGARQVEAKQKQVKELTCQFNELQQEAQGIQDNLANLLKQHTLHSIEELFQQEGTLQANTQRINQLLDHRRELAEEITKLDRSNTLLKQQDEKRIQLNVQIEAAQKEYQQQAKAVQQQERVLRLAAKVESLEEERNKLQPGSPCPLCGATEHPYLSSGSLQVDDEEKLLKQEQALLEKSLQQLSGLTNTAAVTSATIEQLQQTLAELQQSIEMRRTRCDQLAKELNISTGPDFVGHLQDQQHQLNERLRKLHEVQQHCLQLKKTGENLSTKLDVTNKKVTEADRSLQKQMHEQDHLVRLHDQLLQNQKEYSTELKEQFEKLQTYLTPFVPKSLQGSNFSLILPELLVELNNRKEKWLHAEAREQKLALNFQKHHNEKTRLETQSAALEEQLTLVGKRLNSHQEHLDQLTQKRKDLFGERDPDTVLKERQQKKTLLEERFNNLSVKNEALLKEQAKLTERHTSLNERIRVREDDLRKQSQQHEIHLQAAGFADEADYLASHIEPDKLAEQVDILKKRESEIEKLRHLLNNTQAKLTIEQQKKLTERSTSELQEEQNQLTSELKELTHDSGALSQQLKTNEQQQRLHQQKLGQLTRQREVLEHWSQLHELIGSADGKKFRNFAQGLTFELMIHHANISLQQMTDRYLLVHNTQLPLELQVIDNYQAGEMRSTKNLSGGESFIVSMALALGLSNMASNTVQVDSLFLDEGFGTLDDEALQTALDTLSGLHQNGKLIGVISHISGLQERISTRIQVKKGAGGLSTLSGPGVL is encoded by the coding sequence ATGAAAATTCTCCAGATTCGCTTTTGTAACCTCAACTCCCTTGCCGGCAACTGGTCTATTGACCTGACGGCCGGAGAATACTCTTCCAATGGCATCTTCGCCATAACCGGACCGACAGGCGCTGGGAAAACCACTATTTTAGACGCCATTTGCCTCGCGCTCTACGGCAAAACTCCTCGACTGGAAAGGGTAAACAAGACCAGTAACGAGATCATGACCAGGCAGACCGGTGAATGCTGGGCAGAAGTCGAGTTCTCCACAGCCAGGGGGAAATTCCGCTGTCACTGGGCTCAGCATCGATCCCGAAAATCGGCAGATGGGGAGCTTCAGCCTTCCCGTCATGAGATAGTGGATGGCAACACCAACCAGGTACTTGAATCACGTAAGAAACAAGTGGAGCAAAAGGTTATTGCCGTGACCGGTATGAGCTACGAACAATTCACCCGCTCTATTCTCCTGGCGCAAGGTGAGTTCAACACTTTTCTCAACGCTCGGCCTGATGAACGCGCTCCAATCCTGGAACAGATTACAGGTACAGAAGTTTACAGTCAGATATCAAGAAAAGTTCATGAGATCAAGACGCGCACCCAGACTACCTTCGATAAGTTGCAAAGTGAGTGTGATGGCTTCATACCTCTAATGCCTGAACAGGTTTCAGAAATTGAAAGTCGCCGCCAGGAACTTCTCATCAAAAGTCAGCTTTTAGAAAAGAAAATAAACGAGCTACGACACAAGCTTGACTGGCTGCAGGCTCAGGACCAGCTTGCAAAGGAAATCACTGAACAAAACCAGCAACTTTCGTCTGCCACGGATGAATGGCAACAACTGGCCCCCCGGCGTAATCAGCTCATGCGGGCCGAAAAAGCCGAAAAGATCAGGCCAGGCTACGAGCATCTCAAGACAACCCGCGCATTACAGGAGAAAGAAAGGCAAGAACATGCGCTGACCGCCCGCGACCTTCAGAAGCTTGCTGAAACTATCAACACCACCCAGGCTGGCCGCACTACCTTGCAGCAGGAACTTGCCACACAGTCTCTAGAGGATAGAGAACTGGAGCTGATAATACGTCAGGTGCGCGAGCTCGATAAAGAGATCACCCTGACCTGTAAGCAATTGAGTGATTCCCAAAAAGAGCGTGAGGCAGCACTCAACCAGCAGACTTCTCTTCTCACTAAATCCCGCATTACTCTTGATGAACTCACCGGGATCGAAAAGGAAAATGCATCCATTGTCAGCTATTTCTCCGACAACAGAGTTGATAAACAGCTTATATCAGAGTTGAGCGGAATAGAGCAGTACAGCAACAGGTATCTCCAACTTGACCAAAGAAATGCTTCTCTCAAACAGCAAATCGCAGCCGGAGTACAACAGCGCGAAAAAGGTGCACGGCAGGTCGAAGCCAAACAAAAGCAGGTAAAAGAACTCACCTGCCAATTCAATGAGCTGCAACAAGAGGCCCAGGGTATTCAGGACAATCTGGCCAATCTCCTGAAACAGCACACTCTTCACAGCATAGAAGAACTCTTTCAACAAGAGGGCACGCTTCAGGCAAATACACAACGTATCAACCAGCTGCTCGACCACCGCCGTGAGCTGGCAGAAGAAATTACAAAATTGGACAGATCGAACACGCTGCTGAAACAACAGGACGAAAAACGAATCCAGCTCAATGTACAGATTGAAGCGGCGCAAAAGGAATACCAACAGCAGGCCAAGGCTGTTCAGCAGCAGGAACGTGTTCTGCGTCTGGCAGCCAAGGTTGAAAGCCTTGAAGAAGAGCGAAACAAACTGCAGCCTGGCAGTCCCTGCCCGTTATGCGGGGCAACTGAACACCCATATCTGTCCTCCGGCAGTCTCCAGGTCGATGATGAGGAAAAACTGCTCAAGCAGGAACAGGCTCTTCTTGAAAAGAGCCTGCAGCAACTCTCAGGGTTGACCAATACGGCCGCGGTCACTTCTGCAACAATAGAGCAGTTGCAACAAACTCTGGCTGAATTGCAACAATCGATAGAGATGAGACGCACCAGATGTGATCAGCTCGCCAAAGAGCTTAACATATCTACAGGCCCTGACTTCGTCGGACATCTTCAGGATCAACAGCACCAGCTCAATGAGCGTCTTCGAAAATTGCATGAAGTGCAACAGCACTGTCTTCAGCTGAAAAAAACTGGTGAAAATCTCAGCACCAAACTTGATGTAACCAACAAAAAAGTAACCGAGGCCGATCGCTCACTCCAAAAGCAGATGCACGAACAGGACCATCTTGTACGGCTCCATGATCAGCTTCTGCAAAATCAAAAAGAATACAGCACGGAGCTTAAAGAGCAATTCGAGAAATTGCAGACCTATCTCACACCATTCGTGCCGAAGTCTCTTCAGGGTTCTAATTTTTCTCTCATTCTCCCTGAGTTGTTAGTGGAACTGAATAATCGAAAAGAGAAATGGCTCCATGCAGAAGCCCGTGAACAGAAGCTGGCTCTGAATTTTCAAAAACATCATAACGAAAAAACCAGACTGGAAACTCAATCTGCAGCGCTCGAAGAACAACTGACTCTGGTCGGCAAACGCCTCAACTCGCACCAGGAACATCTGGACCAGCTGACTCAAAAGAGAAAGGATCTCTTCGGTGAGCGAGATCCTGATACGGTTCTGAAAGAACGACAGCAAAAGAAAACGCTCCTCGAGGAGCGATTTAACAACCTCTCTGTCAAAAATGAAGCGCTCTTGAAAGAGCAGGCTAAGCTCACTGAACGGCATACCAGCTTGAACGAGCGTATCAGGGTAAGAGAAGACGATCTGAGAAAACAATCACAGCAGCATGAAATTCACCTGCAGGCTGCCGGATTTGCCGATGAGGCTGATTATCTCGCTTCGCATATTGAGCCGGACAAACTTGCCGAGCAGGTTGATATCTTGAAAAAGAGAGAAAGTGAAATCGAAAAGCTCCGGCATCTTCTCAACAATACTCAAGCAAAGCTTACCATCGAGCAGCAGAAAAAACTCACTGAACGCTCGACCTCTGAACTGCAGGAAGAGCAGAATCAGCTCACCAGTGAACTCAAGGAGCTGACACATGATTCCGGCGCGCTTAGCCAGCAGTTGAAAACCAACGAGCAGCAGCAGAGATTGCATCAGCAAAAACTTGGTCAACTGACCAGGCAAAGAGAGGTTCTGGAACACTGGTCTCAACTCCATGAACTGATCGGTTCAGCCGACGGTAAAAAATTCCGCAATTTCGCCCAGGGACTCACCTTTGAATTAATGATCCATCACGCCAATATCAGTCTCCAGCAGATGACCGATCGCTACCTGCTTGTGCACAATACCCAGCTGCCTTTAGAACTCCAGGTGATAGATAACTATCAGGCCGGGGAAATGAGATCGACCAAAAACCTTTCGGGTGGCGAGAGTTTTATTGTGAGTATGGCACTGGCCTTGGGCCTTTCCAACATGGCCAGCAATACAGTGCAAGTAGATTCCCTTTTTCTCGACGAAGGCTTCGGCACCCTGGATGATGAAGCGTTACAGACTGCGCTGGATACCCTGAGCGGCCTCCACCAAAATGGCAAGCTGATCGGAGTTATCTCTCATATCAGTGGACTCCAGGAAAGAATCTCAACCCGTATCCAGGTAAAAAAGGGAGCAGGCGGCCTCAGTACCCTGAGCGGCCCGGGAGTGTTATGA
- a CDS encoding peptide chain release factor 3, protein MSKQLLSEIKKRKTFGIISHPDAGKTTLTEKLLLFGGAINMAGAVKSRKAERHATSDWMAIEQERGISVTTSVMKFTYRDYEVNLLDTPGHQDFSEDTYRVLTAVDSAIMVIDSAKGVEAQTEKLMEVCRMRNTPIITFINKLDREGMNPLDVMAEIEEKLQVECTPLSWPIGMGKNFKGVYNLYQKKLHLFTPGQETRDIKTVTIENLDDPKLDELLGIQAQELREDIELLEGAANPFEYDHYMKASQTPVFFGSAINNFGVQEMLDAFVEMAPTPGPREAQTRVVSPEEETFSGFVFKIQANMNPAHRDRIAFFRICSGKFTRGMKVKHHRLGKDITLANATIFMAQERANVEEAWPGDIIGLHNHGTIKIGDTFTPKEELKFTGIPNFAPEHFRRVLLKNPLKMKQLQKGLVQLAEEGAIQVFRPMIGSDYVMGAVGVLQFEVTMARLKNEYGVDAIYEPVDYQAARWVRCDDKKKLQEFERKNQDALAHDSEGFLTFLAQSGWMLNFHMEKWPEIEFMKTRENV, encoded by the coding sequence ATGAGCAAACAACTCCTATCCGAAATAAAGAAGCGTAAGACTTTTGGTATCATTAGTCACCCCGATGCCGGTAAAACTACCCTGACAGAGAAGCTGCTGCTTTTTGGTGGCGCCATCAATATGGCCGGTGCCGTCAAGTCGCGAAAGGCAGAGCGTCACGCCACCAGTGACTGGATGGCCATCGAGCAGGAGCGTGGTATTTCTGTTACCACCTCTGTGATGAAGTTTACCTACCGCGATTACGAGGTGAACCTCCTCGATACTCCTGGCCATCAGGACTTTTCGGAGGATACCTACCGAGTTCTGACAGCGGTCGATTCGGCTATCATGGTGATCGACAGCGCCAAAGGCGTAGAGGCCCAGACCGAGAAACTCATGGAAGTTTGCCGGATGCGGAATACACCGATTATTACCTTCATCAACAAGCTTGACCGTGAGGGTATGAATCCACTCGATGTAATGGCAGAGATTGAGGAAAAACTCCAGGTTGAGTGCACCCCGCTCTCCTGGCCGATCGGTATGGGTAAAAATTTCAAGGGAGTATACAATCTTTACCAGAAAAAACTCCATCTCTTCACCCCAGGTCAGGAGACCCGGGATATCAAGACGGTCACCATAGAAAATCTTGACGATCCAAAGCTTGACGAACTGCTCGGTATCCAGGCCCAGGAACTCCGTGAAGATATTGAACTGCTGGAAGGAGCGGCTAACCCGTTTGAATATGATCATTATATGAAAGCGAGTCAGACACCGGTATTCTTCGGCAGCGCGATTAACAATTTCGGTGTACAGGAAATGCTGGATGCCTTCGTTGAAATGGCTCCCACACCCGGTCCGCGCGAGGCTCAAACCAGGGTTGTATCGCCGGAAGAAGAGACTTTCTCCGGGTTTGTTTTTAAAATCCAGGCGAACATGAATCCGGCCCACCGTGACCGCATCGCTTTTTTCAGGATCTGCTCCGGAAAATTTACCCGCGGGATGAAGGTTAAGCACCATCGACTCGGGAAAGACATTACCCTCGCCAACGCCACCATCTTTATGGCCCAGGAACGTGCCAACGTCGAAGAGGCCTGGCCCGGAGACATCATTGGCTTACACAACCACGGCACAATCAAGATCGGTGACACCTTCACCCCGAAGGAAGAACTGAAATTCACCGGCATTCCCAACTTTGCCCCGGAACATTTTCGCAGGGTGCTGCTGAAAAATCCGCTCAAGATGAAGCAACTACAAAAAGGTCTGGTGCAGTTGGCCGAGGAAGGAGCAATTCAGGTATTCCGCCCCATGATTGGTTCTGACTACGTAATGGGTGCGGTTGGTGTGTTGCAGTTTGAAGTCACGATGGCCCGGCTGAAAAACGAATATGGCGTTGATGCCATATACGAACCGGTCGACTACCAGGCCGCCCGCTGGGTACGATGTGATGACAAGAAAAAGTTGCAGGAGTTCGAGAGAAAAAACCAGGATGCACTGGCCCATGACTCAGAAGGATTTCTCACTTTTCTTGCTCAAAGCGGCTGGATGCTCAATTTCCACATGGAAAAATGGCCTGAGATAGAATTTATGAAGACACGTGAAAACGTATAA
- a CDS encoding NifB/NifX family molybdenum-iron cluster-binding protein, with product MKIAVPTNNPGGLDAERSDHFGHCDLFTVISLEPGSTVAEVATIENGGHEAGGCMTPVKLLSDAGVQAIVVGGMGARPMQGFSQAGIDVYFADRTVAVTVKSVVELFVEDKLPKMHATQVCKGSGNCQH from the coding sequence ATGAAAATTGCTGTCCCTACAAATAATCCAGGCGGGCTTGATGCTGAAAGATCAGACCATTTCGGTCATTGTGACCTGTTCACTGTTATCAGCCTGGAACCAGGCAGTACTGTAGCTGAAGTGGCAACTATCGAAAACGGAGGCCATGAAGCCGGTGGCTGCATGACGCCTGTGAAGTTATTGTCTGATGCCGGCGTACAGGCAATTGTGGTCGGTGGTATGGGAGCCAGGCCTATGCAGGGGTTTTCCCAGGCGGGCATCGACGTTTATTTTGCAGATCGCACGGTGGCGGTTACAGTAAAGAGCGTCGTCGAGCTTTTTGTTGAAGACAAGCTCCCGAAGATGCATGCGACCCAGGTCTGCAAAGGCTCAGGAAACTGCCAGCACTGA
- a CDS encoding DUF4390 domain-containing protein has protein sequence MRKKFLSLIFLLFFLGALSPLCFSGEENSDSVTFSDLIATSSQTHLILFGVLNNTLTDEMISGLRSGIPVEFSFFVDLYRKENQGKNLLLTNMEFQHTMTYDILKDSYRVELGEIHNKSSFHSSLSAAERTMNEINGVQVMSLEKLTPNQTYQLRIRADLFKKTLPLSLHRIMPFFSWWDKTTDWHSIEFTY, from the coding sequence ATGCGCAAAAAGTTTTTATCTCTCATCTTTCTATTATTTTTTTTAGGTGCTCTCAGCCCATTATGCTTTTCCGGTGAAGAGAATAGTGACAGCGTCACCTTTTCAGACCTCATCGCGACCTCATCCCAGACCCACCTTATTCTTTTCGGTGTTTTAAATAATACCCTTACTGACGAGATGATTTCCGGGCTGAGAAGCGGTATTCCTGTAGAATTTTCATTCTTCGTCGATCTCTACCGGAAAGAAAACCAGGGCAAGAATCTGCTCTTGACCAACATGGAGTTTCAGCACACCATGACCTATGACATTCTCAAGGACAGCTACCGCGTGGAGTTAGGAGAAATACATAATAAATCATCGTTCCATAGCTCTCTGAGTGCGGCAGAGCGAACCATGAACGAGATCAACGGAGTACAGGTCATGTCATTGGAAAAACTTACCCCGAACCAAACATACCAGCTCAGGATACGGGCAGACCTGTTCAAGAAGACCTTGCCGCTCAGCCTGCATCGTATTATGCCGTTCTTTTCCTGGTGGGATAAGACCACCGACTGGCACAGCATAGAATTCACATATTAA